One genomic segment of Strix aluco isolate bStrAlu1 chromosome 7, bStrAlu1.hap1, whole genome shotgun sequence includes these proteins:
- the HMX3 gene encoding homeobox protein HMX3, with product MPETGQEPPSAPPPPPKESFYIKNLLNGGPPKAPPKQPRALFAPSGKATVDGGGFALSQVGDLAFPRFEIPAPRFALSAHCLERAQTWWYPYALTPAGAHLPRTEAAEKSLLRDSSPASGTDRDSPEPLLKAEGEQKELDSKSPDEIVLEESDSEEAKKEGGSEDWKKREESPEKKPCRKKKTRTVFSRSQVFQLESTFDMKRYLSSSERAGLAASLHLTETQVKIWFQNRRNKWKRQLAAELEAANLSHAAAQRIVRVPILYHENSGAEGAAGGGGAPGTQPLLTFPHPVYYSHPVVTSVPLLRPV from the exons ATGCCGGAGACCGGACAGGAGCCGcccagcgccccgccgccgccccccaaGGAATCTTTCTACATCAAAAACCTGCTCAACGGCGGCCCCCCCAAGGCGCCTCCCAAGCAGCCGCGGGCGCTGTTCGCCCCCTCGGGCAAGGCGACGGTGGACGGCGGCGGCTTCGCCCTCTCGCAGGTGGGCGACCTCGCTTTTCCCCGCTTCGAGATCCCGGCGCCCCGCTTCGCCCTGAGCGCCCACTGCCTGGAGCGCGCCCAGACCTGGTGGTACCCCTACGCCCTGACGCCGGCCGGAGCCCATCTGCCCCGCACAGAAG ccgCGGAGAAATCCCTGCTGAGGGACTCGTCCCCCGCCTCGGGCACCGACCGGGACTCCCCGGAGCCGCTGCTGAAGGCGGAGGGGGAGCAGAAGGAGCTGGACTCCAAGAGCCCCGACGAGATCGTCCTGGAGGAAAGCGATTCGGAGGAGGCGAAGAAAGAAGGAGGTTCGGAGGACTGGAAGAAGCGGGAGGAGAGCCCGGAGAAGAAACCCTGCCGCAAGAAGAAGACGCGCACGGTGTTCAGCCGCAGCCAGGTTTTCCAGCTGGAATCCACCTTCGACATGAAGCGGTACCTGAGCAGCTCGGAGCGGGCCGGCCTGGCCGCCTCCCTCCACCTGACAGAGACCCAGGTGAAGATTTGGTTCCAAAACCGTCGCAACAAGTGGAAGAGGCAATTAGCAGCCGAGCTGGAGGCGGCCAACCTCAGCCACGCAGCCGCGCAGCGCATCGTCCGCGTCCCCATCCTCTACCACGAGAACTCGGGCGCGGAaggggccgcggggggcggcggagccCCCGGCACCCAACCCCTTCTCACCTTCCCTCACCCCGTCTACTATTCCCACCCCGTGGTCACCTCCGTGCCGCTCCTGCGGCCCGTCtga